The Parvibaculum sp. DNA segment CAGCAGCACGCCTGTCGGTCCCTCGCGAAGTACGGCCTCGCCGGCATCCGCGCCCTCATTGGTTTGGAACACGGCCCGGGCCTCCGGTGCGGCCCATGCGGCGCTCACGGGAAGCATCAGGGCCAGAAGCATGGCGGCGGCGAGCGGACGAACGGACATGGAAACCTCCGGAAATGTCGAAACAACGGTGCCCAAAAGATAGATCGCCCCGCCGGACCTGCCCACCGCCGCCTTCACAAAACCGTGACCCTGAAATCGGCGCTGGATACCGACTGACCGAAATGGTAAAAACGGTCAGTCAGGCCCGGAAACCGCCCCCGAATCCGCTGGAGGAACCCCCATGTCCATCACGCTGCGCGTCAACGGCAAGGCTCATGCACTCGACATCGAGCCCGAAATGCCGCTCCTCTGGGCCCTTCGCGACGAATTGGGCATGACCGGCACCAAGTTCGGCTGCGGCGTCGCCGCCTGCGGCGCCTGCACGGTCCATGTCGACGGGGTTGCGATGCGAAGCTGCGTCACCCCGGTCGAGGCGGTCGACGGCGCGGAAATCACCACCATCGAAGGCCTTGCCGCCGTCTCGGGCGCGGCCGAGGGCATGCTGAGCGCGCTCCAGCAGGCCTGGATCGAGGCGCAGGTGCCGCAATGCGGCTATTGCCAGTCCGGCATGTTGATGGCCGTATCGGCGCTGATCGCCGAAAATCCTCAGCCCACGGATGAAGACATCGACGCGGCGATCACCAATGTCTGCCGCTGCGGCACTTATCCGCGCGTCCGCGCCGCCATCCGTTCCGTCACCGCCGCCTGAGGGAGAACAGCATCATGGCCATCGAACTCAAAAAGCCCACACGCCGTCAATTGCTGGTCGCGGGCGGTCTCGCCGGCGGCGGTCTGCTGCTCGGCGTCGCCGTTTCCGGTCCCTCGCGCCGCGGCCTCGCCGACAAACTGGCGGCGGAAGGCGGCGAACGCTTTCTCACCGCCTGGCTGAAAATTTCCCCCGACAACATCGTCACGGTCTATGTGCCGCATGCCGACATGGGCCAGGGCCCGATCACCGCGCTTGCGATGATGGCGGCCGAAGAGCTCGAGGCCGACTGGTCGCTGGTCCGCGCCGAACAGGCCCCCGCCGAAAAGGCCTTCGCCAACGAGGCGCTGGGCAACCGCTTCCTCGCCGGCGATGCCGTGCCGCCGATGCTGAAAGGCGTCACCGCCGCGACCTGGACCAAAGTCGCGCAATTCATGAACCTGCAGATCACCGGCGGTTCGATGGCGGTGCGCTACACCGGCCATCACGGCATGCGCGTCACCGGTGCCGCCGCGAAAGACATGCTGGTCAAGGCCGCCGCCGCGCGCTGGAATTGTTCGCCGTCGGAATGCACGGCCGCGATGAGCATGGTCAAGGGCCCGGCCGGCCAGTCCGCCACCTATGGCGAGCTTGCGGCCGATGCGGCGGATTATTCGCCCTCGGCGCGGCCGAAGCTGAAAGCGAAAAAGGACTACACCATCGTCGGCACGGCGCGTCCCCGCTTCGACATCCCGTCCAAGGTCGACGGCACGGCCATGTATGGCGTCGATGCGCGCCCCGAAGGTCTGCTCTATGCGGCGGTCCATCTCGGCCCGGTCTTCGGCAGCAGCGTCGCTTCATATGACGCGTCGGAAATCCTCGCCCGCCGCGGCGTCAAAAAAGTTGTCGAATTTCCCGGCGGCGTCGCCGTCATCGCCGACAATTACTGGCGTGCCAAGGAAGCCGCGCTTGCTCTCGACGTGACTTTCGACACCAAGGGCAATGAGGCGATCTCGTCGGAAACCATCTTCGCCGCGCACGACGCGGCGCTTGACGCCGGCAAGAGCGACAAGGACTTCGAAACCGGCAACGCACCCCGCGCCTTCCAAACCGCCGCGCGCACCGTCGAGGCGTCCTACCGCGTGCCTTATCTGGCGCATGCCTGCATGGAGCCGATGAACTGCACCGTCTGGATCCGCGACGGCAAGGCCGATGTCTGGCTCGGCGTGCAGGACCCGCTCGGCGCCCGCGCCCGCATCGCCGAAGTCGCCGGCCTCGACTTCGACAACGTCACCATGCATCCGATGCTGCTCGGTGGCGGTTTCGGCCGCCGCATCCCGATCCGCGCCGGCTTCTTCGATTTCCCGAGCGAGATCGATTTCGCGGCGATGATCGCCAAGGAAGTCGACGCGCCGGTGAAGCTGATCTACACCCGCGAAGACGACATCCAGCACGACGCCTACCGCATCGCCTCATCCTCGCGCCTGCGCGCCGCGCTCGACGAGAGCGGCTTCCCAACGGCTTGGGAAAACCGCTACGTCCACAAGGACGAGCCCGGCGAGGCCCCGCACATTCCTTATAATGTGCCCAACCAGTCGATCCGCTTTGTCGAGATCGACAATCCGGTGCCGCGCGGTCCCTGGCGCTCCGTCGCGCACACGCAGCACACCTTCTTCAACGAAAGCTTCGTCGACGAACTGGCGCATGAAGCGGGGCAGGACCCGTTCGAATATCGCCGCGCCATGCTGAAGGACCAGCCCCGTCATCTGGCGGTGCTGGAACTTGCGGCTGAAAAAGCCGGCTGGGGCCGCCCGCTCCCCGCCGGGCGCTCGCGCGGTATTGCGATCCAGCAAAGCTTCGGTTCGATCGTCGCCGAGGTTGCCGAAATCTCGATCGTCGAGCCCGGCGCGGTCAAGGTCCACCGCGTCACCGCCGCCGTCGATTGCGGCGAGGTGATCCATCCGGACACCGCCGCCCAGCAGGTCGAGAGCGCCATCATCTACGGCCTCACCGCCGCGCTCTTCGGCGAGATCAGCATCGAAGGCGGCGCCGTCGCGCAGACGAACTTCACCGACTACGAAATGCTGAAGCTCGCCGACACGCCCGCCATCGACGTCCACTTCATCGAAAGCGGCGCCGCCATCGGCGGCCTCGGCGAGCCCGGCACGCCGCCCATCTCGGCCGCCGTCGCCAACGCGGTCTTCTCGCTCACCGGCCAGCGCATCCGCCAGCTGCCGCTGAAGAACCACAAACTCTCCCCCGCCTCCGGCCAGTTCGCGCAAGCGGCGGACTGACCGGCACCGGCAAACCCGTGTCACCCCGGCGAAAGCCGGGGTCCATAGGCGGCGCGGAAAAGTGATCCGCCAACGGAGGAACGCCCCATGCCAACAGTCCTCGTCACCGGCGGCTCCGGCTTCATCGCCGCTCATTGCATCCTGCAACTGCTGGCGGCCGGTCACGAGGTCCGCACCACGGTGCGCAACCTCGCCCGCGAGGCGGATGTCCGCGCCATGCTGAAAGCGGGCGGTGCCGAACCCGGCCCGCGTCTTTCCTTCTTCGCCGCCGACCTCACATCCGACAAGGGCTGGGCCGAGGCCGCGCAGGGCGCCGACTACGCGCTTCATGTCGCCTCGCCCTTTCCCTCAGGCGTACCGAAAGACGAGAACGAGTTGATCGTGCCGGCCCGCGACGGCGCGCTGCGTGTGCTCCGCGCCGCGCGCGACGCCGGCGTCAAGCGCGTCGTGATGACGTCGTCCTTCGCCGCCATCGGCTACGGCCACCCCGCCCGCAAGAAGCCCTTCGACGAAACCGACTGGACGAACCTCGAAGGCGGCGGCGACCTCACCCCCTACACCAAATCGAAAACCATCGCCGAACGCGCCGCCTGGGATTTCATCGCCCGCGAGGGCAACGGCCTCGAACTCGCAACGGTCAATCCGGTCGGCGTGCTCGGGCCCGTCCTCGGGCCGGACTTTTCGACCTCGATCCAGATCGTGAAAGGCCTGATCGACGGTTCCGTGCCTGGCATGCCGAAGCTCTCCTTCGGCCTTGTCGATGTGCGCGACGTCGCCGATCTGCACCTGCGCGCGATGACCGATCCGGCCGCGAAGGGCGAGCGCTTCCTCGCCATCTCCGGCGATTATGTCTGGATGCGCGACATCGCCCGCGCGCTGAAGGCGCGCATGGGCAAGGCGGCGGCCAAAGTGCCGACGCGGCAATTGCCCAACTGGCTGGTCTTCATCGCCGCCATGCGCATGCCCGAGCTGAAACTTGTGCTCCCCGAACTCGGCAAGGAAAAACACGCGACCGGCGAAAAGGCGACCCGCCTCCTCGGCTGGAACCCCCGCCCCTGGGAACAATCCGCCGTCGACACCGCCGAAAGCCTGATCGCGCTCGACGCCTGAGCGGCCCGTTCGCTCACTCCGTCTCGCGCACCATCGCCTGCAGCGCCTTGATCTGCGTTGCCAGCCCCGCCGTCGCCTCGATCGGCAATTGGATGGCGATGCCCGCGCCGGGCACCGTGTCGAGTTCGCCGGCCGCCGCAATGGCGTTGAGGATCGCCGGCGCCAGATGCTGCTCGGCGACGATCGCCACCACATCGCAGGGCCCCAGCAGGTCGAGTCCGAAGAACGTCTTGTGCGGCGTCAGCCCTTCGCCGCGCGCGCCGGTGATGATGGTGACGCCGGTTGCGCCCGCGCCGCGAGCGGCCTCGACGATGCGCGCCGACCGGTCATCGGTCACCAGCGCCAGTATCAACTTGAACTGCATCGGCCTTTCCTCCTCCTTGCGCGTGCGCGGCGCGCCACAATTGCAGCCGCGCATAAAGAAGCACCGCGATCACGGGCAGCAGCAGCGCTCCCGTCACCATCCCGAATCCGTCGGCCAGCGGCGAGCGCCCGGGCAGCGCCCCGGCAATGCCGATCCCCAGTGCCGCCACCAGCGGCACCACGGCCAGCGACGTCGCCACCGCGCCGCTGTCATAAGCGATCGGCCGGATCGTTTTCGGCGCCCCCCATGAAAGCGCCGCGATCGCCGCCACCATGACCGCCAGAAATTCCTCGAACGCAATCCCGGCATGAATGCGCGCCGCGCCGAGCGCCAGTCCCGCGCCGACGCCGGCCGCCACCACGGCGCGGAAGGGCCGGGCGCGGATGGCGCCGCCCGAAACCGCTTCGGTCCGCTCGGCCATCGCCGTCAGCGCCGGTTCGATCAGCGCCGTCGCAAAGCCGATCAGCCCGACGAACAGCAGCAGCCGCACAAGCGCCACGCCCGATCCATCGCCGCCGGTGCCCGTCAGCGCCACCGCCATCTCGAAGCCGAGCGGCACCAGCGCGATTTCGAGCCCGGTGCGCAGCAGCACCAGCCCCGCCAGCAGATAGAAACCGCCGAGCAGCAGCGGCCCGGCGCCCATCGGCGCGCGGCGCAGCACCAGTCCGAAAAACAACCCCATCACGGCGGCGATCGCGGCAAGGTCGATCGCCACATCGACCGCCGCCGCCATCAGCCGCATCGCGACATCTTCCATCACAGCACCAACTCGCCGGCCAGAATGACCAGCATCGGCATCAGGCTGGCCATCGCCACCAGGCCGAACCCGTCGGCCAGCGGCGAGCGCCCGCGAATGGCCGCCGCAAGGCCGATCCCCAGCGCCAGGATCAGCGGAATGTTGAGCACCGATGTCGCCGCCGTGCCGGCATCGAAAGCCAGCGCCGAAAGCGGCGTGTCGGCGAGAAGCGCCAGCACCGCCGCCAGCCCGTAGCCGCCCAGGATGAAAGGCATCGCCGGCCAGCCCATTGCGATACGCAAGGCCCCGAGCGCAATCCCGGCGCCGACGCCGCCCGCCACCAGATAGCGCAGCGTGGCGGCGAAGACCGCCTCGTCGGCGATGAGTCCCTCGGCGCCCGCCACCTGCGCGGCCTGCGCGGCAATGGTGAACAGCGCCGGTTCGGCCGCCGTGCTGCCGAAGCCCAGCGCAAAGGCGAAGATCAGCAGCAGCGCCAGATTGCCCCGCGCCGCCAGGCTGAAGGCCATTTTCTCGCCCAGCGGCAGAAGCACCAGCCCGATCCCGCGCAAGAGCAGCGTCAGCCCCAGCGCAATGGCCGCAAGCCCGGCCAGCTTGGCGCCGATATCGGGCATCGGCTGGCCGATGATCGCGAACTGGAACAGCACCACGATGCCGACAATCGGCATCAGGTCGCGCAGCGCGTCCGAAAGCCCCTGCATCAGATTCTTCAGCTCGGATGACATGCCGGCCTGTGCGTCTTCTGTCCGTTCACATTTTCGGCCGGCGTCCCGCGCCCGCCCCCGTTGCGCTCGAAACCGCAATGGGCGACATTGACTATACACAGGCATGTCATCGATGGGCGGCAAACAGGCCGCCGCCGCCGCCGCCGGAGACGAGGATGATCCGCAAGCTGCTTTTCGCCACCGATTTTTCAAGCCGGTCGGACATTGCGCTGACCCGCGCCGTCGAACTGGCCGGGCGCTTCGGCGCCGCGCTGACGCTGCTTCACGTCGTCGACGACGATCAGCCGCCGGCCGAGGTCGCCGCCTTGACCAATCTTGCCGAGGAGCGTCTGCAATCGGCGCTCGAAAGCCTGCCCGGCGCCGTCCGCGCCGCCGCCGAGGCGCAAATTGTCCGCGGCGATCCCTTCGCCGCCATCGCCGATGTCGCCAACGGCCGCAATGTCGACCTGATCGTGCTGGGCGCCCATCGCCGCCGCATCCTGCGCGACATTTTCACCGGCACCACCGCCGAGCGCGTCATCCGCATCGCCGCCCGCCCGGTGCTGATGGTGCCCGCGCCCGCCGCCGGCGCCCACAAGAGCGCCGTCATCGGCGTCGATTTTTCGCAAGCCTCGCGCCACGCGGTCAAAACCGCCCGCGCCCTCGGCCTGCTCGACGGCCCGCGCATCGCGCTGGTTCATGGCTACCGCGACATTGTCGGCACACAGATGCAATATGTCGGGCTCGAGGCGCGCGCCATCGCCGAGCAGGTCTCGACCGACGTCTCGAAACTGTCGGGCCGCATCGCGGGCGACATGCCGGCCTCCCTTCTCGGCAAGGAGCCCGACGCCGTCGCCGTTGTCGACGCCGATCCCTGCGCCGCCATCGCCGCCCAGGTCGGCGCCGCGTCCGCCGATCTCGTCATCATCGGCTCGCGCGGCCTCAACGCGCTGGAACGCGTCCTCCTCGGCAGCGCCGCCGACGCCGTCCTGCGCAACATCGAATGCGACATCCTGGTCGTGCCCCCGGCCGGTTGACCGCCGCCGCGCTCACCCCAAAACGGCATGGCCCGATTTATTCGGGCCATCCACGCCTGCACCGGCGGAAGCCGGTGTCTTTCTTTCTTCCCGCCCGCCCTTCGGACCAATCCGCCGTCGACACCGCCGAAAGCCTTGCGAGGTTGGAGGGACGATGGATTAGAGACACTGCTCGCGAAGTTCTAGACCTCCGCCGCCCAAACTCCGAGGTTCGGTCGAACGACGGTGGTGCAGAATTCCTTGAAGCTGACCACGTTCTCGTGATTCTTGTACTCAGTCTCTTTTGACAGTCGGAGACTTTCCGGGATCACGAGGTGAACTCCGAAAGATGCCATGTCCTCAATGGAGCTACTTGCTATATTCTCGTCCACGGTTGTCAGGAACAACCGCCGTTTCCCCTTCTCCCTCTCGACTTGCTTCCATCTTTCTCGCAGTGTCGTTTTTGCACTCAGGATCAATCCTGTTTTCGCTTTTCTTGTGCCGCTGTCGATGAAAGAAAGTGACGGGAGAATGAAATCCGGTCGTTTCCGGGCGTCGATAACTACCTGTTTTTCGAATGGAATATCGCCGTCGAGAAGCATTGCTTCTATATGATGTTCGTAGGAATAGCCCGCGCGTGACTTGCGTTGCTGGCTTGCGGAAAGCATCAACGCATCGATGGCAGGTAACTCGTCGATGAGTTTCCGAATGACGTCGGCCGCAGTGATCGTGCGTCGAGTGTCGCCCAAAACCAGCCGAACCAGTTCGACAGCACGCTCCTTGCGCTGATAGTCCCGGAACAGATCCAACTCGATAATGCGGCTGATTTCCCGCAACGCGTCGCCCGGTCTGTCGAGTTCAAACGGATTGGTTCTGGAGAGACCGTACTTGTTGAGAAACGCTTGCCGGGCTTTTGCGGCGAGTTCTGCGGTCGATGGCATGGCAGCATTGTCTTGCGCAAAGGCGGCCAGTACCCCTTTTTGCCAAGCAGAAATTACTTGCTCCGCGAAGTCGAGAATTCGGTCTCGTTCCTCGGCCTTCCTCTCGGAAGGTTCGAAAACATCTACAAGAAAATCAGCGGAGAGATTGAACAGTTCTCCTACAAGAAGAGCTTCCTCGCTGTCGGAATCTATCGTCAAGCATTCATAGATGTGCTCTTTGCCTGATGAGAGTCTTCCCATGATCAGAAGTGAGGCGGGTGACAACGTTGCAAACACTTCCTTGGGGAGCCCGGTCACATGGGTTTCTTGCCCCTTGCTGGTGTAGTGAACCAGCCTCGACCGCTTTTCTTTACTGTCCGTCTGCGGCCAGATAGTGGTGAAGTAGGCCTGCCGGATTTCTCTGGCGCCAGGCTCGTCTCGCGCCTTCTTCCTCAGGACAGGGAAGAAACCACTGTCCCGCTGCTCATGGGGAACATAGACACCCGCTTGGTGCTTGTTCGGATATCGTGCCCAGTCCCGGTCATTGTTGGAAAGCTTCTTGACCAGTATCTGATCCGATCTCTCGAAAAGCCGCGCGAGAAAATCAGCGTCGGTGCCCGATCGACCAAGCATGGGTTCGTGTTGATCAGTCAATCTCGCCCCCTGATTTCATCTTTGCCTTGATCGGATCGAAGCCAGTCTGAGATTAATGATATGGTTTTCTCGGAACTATGTCTTGTGCGCCCTTTCAGCGAACATTCCCAGACGATCAGTACACGCCACGCCTGTTCCTGAAGTGCCCTAATGGCTCTCTCATCATTCTTGCGATTGGTCTTTATCTTCTGTCGCCAAAAGTCGGTTCGGGTCTTTGGCCATTTGAAAAGGTGGCAGTTATGTCCATGCCAGAAGCATCCGTGAACGAAAATGGCCGCGCGTCGGCGGGGGAGAACAATATCTGGTTTGCCGGGCAGGTCTTTCACATGAAGCCGGTAGCGATATCCGAGCGCATGCAGCCCGCGCCGGACGACAAGCTCCGGTTTGGTGTCCTTGCTCCTGATGCCGGACATCATCCGGCTTCGGGTAGCTGGTGAAACGACGTCAGCCAACTTCCATCTGCGGTTGCTGTGCCCTCTCACTGGGCGCGGAAGGAAACTTTTCGAAAAGTTCACCAGGGTCCATGATGCGTTGAATATGAGGTTTCATATATCTGGCAATTTCGGCGACGACGGGAACGACAACTGCATTGCCGAATTGTTTATAGGCACGGGTGTCTGACACAGGGATGTCCATGCGGGTTTCGCGGTCGGGGTCGAATCCCATCAGTCTCGCGCATTCGCGCGGCGTCAATCTTCGGGGATTTTTCCCAGGCTGCGCTATCAGGATTTCGCTTCCATCTTTGTAATAACGTGCGGACAAGGTGCGAGCTTTGTTGCCTGGCTTGTTAAGTCCGAACCCGAAGCCGTTGCCAGCTGCCTTGTGCTTCGCAGCATAGCCTTGAAGGTAATTCCAAAGGTGATCCGAGAGGGTGTATCGAGGCTTGACGAATGTTCGGAGTCCGAGTCGGCCAATTTTCTTCTGGACCGTAAATCGATCTTCTGGCGTTTCGTTTGGTGAGTGAAGAATTTCGGCGAGCGTTGGGCCCTTCGTCGGATCGTGAAACTCCAGCCTTCTGAAATCGAAACCGGTATCCTCCCGGAAGCCCGCGATGAAGATGCGTTCACGGTGCTGTGGTACGTAGCCCTTCGCATCAATGACGTGGCAACTGATCTTGTAGCCAAGATCGTTTTCAAGGGCCCCTTGGATTGTTCTGAACGTATCACCCTTGTTGTGGCTTTTTAGATTCTTGACGTTCTCAAGCAGAAATGCCGCCGGACGATGATGCTTCAGAATGCGCAACACATCGAAAAACAACGTTCCCTGCGTTTTGTTCATGAAGCCATGCTCGCGCCCGAGCGAGTTGAGCTTTGATACTCCTGCAATGGAGAAGGGTTGGCAGGGGAAGCCTGCCAGCAATACGTCATGCTTCGGGATGTCCGCCGCATCGACTTCGGTAATGTCACCGGCGATCTCGTGGTCGCCCGGAAAATTTGCCCGGTAGGTTCGCTGGGCATAGCTATCCCACTCACTAGTGAAAACGCATTTTCCACCGGCAGCTTCAAAACCCTTCCGCATACCCCCTATTCCTGCGAAGAGGTCGATAAAAGTGAAGTCGGGGTTGTCGGGTTCATGCGGCTTTCGTGACTCCAGCCTGTGGGTCAGCACCTCGACAAAGGCGCGACGGGGTGCTGTCTCGCCTGCTTCCCACCGGCGGACGGTCTTTGTGCTGACATCCAGAAGTTCGGCTGCCTCGTCTATGGAGAGACCGTTTTGTTCGCGCAGGGAACGAAAAGCTTGGTCTTCCAAGGGCACCTCCAAATATCTGGGACAAAAATGGACAATATGTCCTCTTTGTCACCTAGATGAAGAGTTGCGTCAACCGAAATCGTACCTGTTTTGTTCTTTTCTGGAAACTTTAAAACAGGACTCTGCAAGCATTTCGCCCCTCGACACAAAAACGGCGCCCTTTGGACGCCGTTCTGAATCCGTTGGTGTCCTTCGGCGCGCCGTTCGCACCTCTGCCAACCCCCCTAATGCTGGCTCTCCGGCATCCGCACCTTCATCCCGTCCAGCGCCGGTCCCGCCACGATCTGGCACGACAGCCGCGAATTCGTTTCGGCATATTCGGCGAATTCGAGCATCGTCTCTTCCATGTCTTCCTTGGGCGGCAGCTTGTCCCACCATTCTTCGGGCACAAACACCATGCAGGTGGCGCAGGCGCAGGCGCCGCCGCAATCGCCGTCGATGCCGGGCACGCTGGCCTTCACCGCCGCTTCCATCAGCGTCGTGCCGTCGGCGACGTCGAGCGTGTGTTCCTTGCCGTCATGTTCGATATAGGTGATCTTCGCCATTGCGCCGCGCGCCTCCACGTTTATTTGTTGTTGTCGTTCCCGGCTCAGCCGGCAATCTCCTTGACGCCGATGCTTTCGTCGGCGATGCGCGCCGGGTCGAGCTTCGCGCGTTTCGCCGTCAGCATTTTCGCCATCATGAATTCCGGCGCGCGGTTGATCGCGTCGACTGCGATCAGCACCCCGTCCTTGAGGTAAAAAACCGCGAA contains these protein-coding regions:
- a CDS encoding (2Fe-2S)-binding protein, whose translation is MSITLRVNGKAHALDIEPEMPLLWALRDELGMTGTKFGCGVAACGACTVHVDGVAMRSCVTPVEAVDGAEITTIEGLAAVSGAAEGMLSALQQAWIEAQVPQCGYCQSGMLMAVSALIAENPQPTDEDIDAAITNVCRCGTYPRVRAAIRSVTAA
- a CDS encoding molybdopterin cofactor-binding domain-containing protein, which produces MAIELKKPTRRQLLVAGGLAGGGLLLGVAVSGPSRRGLADKLAAEGGERFLTAWLKISPDNIVTVYVPHADMGQGPITALAMMAAEELEADWSLVRAEQAPAEKAFANEALGNRFLAGDAVPPMLKGVTAATWTKVAQFMNLQITGGSMAVRYTGHHGMRVTGAAAKDMLVKAAAARWNCSPSECTAAMSMVKGPAGQSATYGELAADAADYSPSARPKLKAKKDYTIVGTARPRFDIPSKVDGTAMYGVDARPEGLLYAAVHLGPVFGSSVASYDASEILARRGVKKVVEFPGGVAVIADNYWRAKEAALALDVTFDTKGNEAISSETIFAAHDAALDAGKSDKDFETGNAPRAFQTAARTVEASYRVPYLAHACMEPMNCTVWIRDGKADVWLGVQDPLGARARIAEVAGLDFDNVTMHPMLLGGGFGRRIPIRAGFFDFPSEIDFAAMIAKEVDAPVKLIYTREDDIQHDAYRIASSSRLRAALDESGFPTAWENRYVHKDEPGEAPHIPYNVPNQSIRFVEIDNPVPRGPWRSVAHTQHTFFNESFVDELAHEAGQDPFEYRRAMLKDQPRHLAVLELAAEKAGWGRPLPAGRSRGIAIQQSFGSIVAEVAEISIVEPGAVKVHRVTAAVDCGEVIHPDTAAQQVESAIIYGLTAALFGEISIEGGAVAQTNFTDYEMLKLADTPAIDVHFIESGAAIGGLGEPGTPPISAAVANAVFSLTGQRIRQLPLKNHKLSPASGQFAQAAD
- a CDS encoding aldehyde reductase — encoded protein: MPTVLVTGGSGFIAAHCILQLLAAGHEVRTTVRNLAREADVRAMLKAGGAEPGPRLSFFAADLTSDKGWAEAAQGADYALHVASPFPSGVPKDENELIVPARDGALRVLRAARDAGVKRVVMTSSFAAIGYGHPARKKPFDETDWTNLEGGGDLTPYTKSKTIAERAAWDFIAREGNGLELATVNPVGVLGPVLGPDFSTSIQIVKGLIDGSVPGMPKLSFGLVDVRDVADLHLRAMTDPAAKGERFLAISGDYVWMRDIARALKARMGKAAAKVPTRQLPNWLVFIAAMRMPELKLVLPELGKEKHATGEKATRLLGWNPRPWEQSAVDTAESLIALDA
- a CDS encoding P-II family nitrogen regulator — its product is MQFKLILALVTDDRSARIVEAARGAGATGVTIITGARGEGLTPHKTFFGLDLLGPCDVVAIVAEQHLAPAILNAIAAAGELDTVPGAGIAIQLPIEATAGLATQIKALQAMVRETE
- a CDS encoding DUF1538 family protein; the protein is MEDVAMRLMAAAVDVAIDLAAIAAVMGLFFGLVLRRAPMGAGPLLLGGFYLLAGLVLLRTGLEIALVPLGFEMAVALTGTGGDGSGVALVRLLLFVGLIGFATALIEPALTAMAERTEAVSGGAIRARPFRAVVAAGVGAGLALGAARIHAGIAFEEFLAVMVAAIAALSWGAPKTIRPIAYDSGAVATSLAVVPLVAALGIGIAGALPGRSPLADGFGMVTGALLLPVIAVLLYARLQLWRAAHAQGGGKADAVQVDTGAGDR
- a CDS encoding DUF1538 domain-containing protein, which translates into the protein MSSELKNLMQGLSDALRDLMPIVGIVVLFQFAIIGQPMPDIGAKLAGLAAIALGLTLLLRGIGLVLLPLGEKMAFSLAARGNLALLLIFAFALGFGSTAAEPALFTIAAQAAQVAGAEGLIADEAVFAATLRYLVAGGVGAGIALGALRIAMGWPAMPFILGGYGLAAVLALLADTPLSALAFDAGTAATSVLNIPLILALGIGLAAAIRGRSPLADGFGLVAMASLMPMLVILAGELVL
- a CDS encoding universal stress protein → MIRKLLFATDFSSRSDIALTRAVELAGRFGAALTLLHVVDDDQPPAEVAALTNLAEERLQSALESLPGAVRAAAEAQIVRGDPFAAIADVANGRNVDLIVLGAHRRRILRDIFTGTTAERVIRIAARPVLMVPAPAAGAHKSAVIGVDFSQASRHAVKTARALGLLDGPRIALVHGYRDIVGTQMQYVGLEARAIAEQVSTDVSKLSGRIAGDMPASLLGKEPDAVAVVDADPCAAIAAQVGAASADLVIIGSRGLNALERVLLGSAADAVLRNIECDILVVPPAG
- a CDS encoding type II restriction endonuclease encodes the protein MTDQHEPMLGRSGTDADFLARLFERSDQILVKKLSNNDRDWARYPNKHQAGVYVPHEQRDSGFFPVLRKKARDEPGAREIRQAYFTTIWPQTDSKEKRSRLVHYTSKGQETHVTGLPKEVFATLSPASLLIMGRLSSGKEHIYECLTIDSDSEEALLVGELFNLSADFLVDVFEPSERKAEERDRILDFAEQVISAWQKGVLAAFAQDNAAMPSTAELAAKARQAFLNKYGLSRTNPFELDRPGDALREISRIIELDLFRDYQRKERAVELVRLVLGDTRRTITAADVIRKLIDELPAIDALMLSASQQRKSRAGYSYEHHIEAMLLDGDIPFEKQVVIDARKRPDFILPSLSFIDSGTRKAKTGLILSAKTTLRERWKQVEREKGKRRLFLTTVDENIASSSIEDMASFGVHLVIPESLRLSKETEYKNHENVVSFKEFCTTVVRPNLGVWAAEV
- a CDS encoding very short patch repair endonuclease, coding for MMSGIRSKDTKPELVVRRGLHALGYRYRLHVKDLPGKPDIVLPRRRAAIFVHGCFWHGHNCHLFKWPKTRTDFWRQKIKTNRKNDERAIRALQEQAWRVLIVWECSLKGRTRHSSEKTISLISDWLRSDQGKDEIRGRD
- the dcm gene encoding DNA (cytosine-5-)-methyltransferase; the encoded protein is MEDQAFRSLREQNGLSIDEAAELLDVSTKTVRRWEAGETAPRRAFVEVLTHRLESRKPHEPDNPDFTFIDLFAGIGGMRKGFEAAGGKCVFTSEWDSYAQRTYRANFPGDHEIAGDITEVDAADIPKHDVLLAGFPCQPFSIAGVSKLNSLGREHGFMNKTQGTLFFDVLRILKHHRPAAFLLENVKNLKSHNKGDTFRTIQGALENDLGYKISCHVIDAKGYVPQHRERIFIAGFREDTGFDFRRLEFHDPTKGPTLAEILHSPNETPEDRFTVQKKIGRLGLRTFVKPRYTLSDHLWNYLQGYAAKHKAAGNGFGFGLNKPGNKARTLSARYYKDGSEILIAQPGKNPRRLTPRECARLMGFDPDRETRMDIPVSDTRAYKQFGNAVVVPVVAEIARYMKPHIQRIMDPGELFEKFPSAPSERAQQPQMEVG
- a CDS encoding 2Fe-2S iron-sulfur cluster-binding protein translates to MAKITYIEHDGKEHTLDVADGTTLMEAAVKASVPGIDGDCGGACACATCMVFVPEEWWDKLPPKEDMEETMLEFAEYAETNSRLSCQIVAGPALDGMKVRMPESQH